The region ATGCCTGCACCTCCCGACACCGTATTTCGCAGTTGATTCGCTCGCGAGATAATACGCTCTCCTTGCTCACGGTAACGCTCTTGTTCGTAGAGTGCATCAAAGTAGGCAAATTGAAAGCGGTCAGTCAGAAAACGCTGCTCCAGCTTGGCTGAGAGCACTACTAACCCCAGCAAATTTTTGAGTGAGCCTGATACCCCTAATGCCAGTCCGGCTCCGTAGCCAATAATCCCCGCTGCATCAAGATACGCATCGGCATTGAGCAGAGGAAGGCGCGCCAGTGGTAGACTTGCATCTATGCCCAACGCAATGAGTGCACCACCTCGTGCTGCAATGCGTTCAGTCCTTCCACTCAAATGGGTCGTGTCTTCCAGCTGGACATTTGCATTTTCGTTCACATCACCAACTACTGTTGCTCCAAGTTCTAAGCCTGAAAGTAGCGGCAGCCCTAATTCACGCAGCGGTCTCCAAAAAGGTCTCACGCCTATCACATTGAAGGTGCTCACGTCGCTGACCATTGACTCAAACCCATAATTGCCAAAGTCCATATCCCACTCCACGCCAATACGACGAGCATCATAGCTGGCATTATTTCGGTATAGAAAGAGGATTGTTCCGTGCCCCAGACGCGCTGCATCCAGTTGACCTATTCGGAAGTATAGGCTGTCACGCTTAACACCATACCGAACATACCGTACTAGTCGCAAGTAGCTTGACACCCCATCTTCCCAATCCTCTCGGCGGAGCTGCCCTTGCTGTGAGATGCGCAGGTTGACATCTAAGCCGACTCCCCAATTTCCCAGCGCCAACTCGGGAGCAAGGCTAATTGTGTAGAACACTTGGTTACCAAATACGCTAATGCCAATTCCACCTCCAAAGAAACTGCCAGACTCGCGATGGAAAAAGATTGAATACGCATCGTAGCTACTTGGCGGCAGGATAGGTTGTGTAGAAGCTTGCGCAAACACTGCGGAGGCAGAAGCCAGTTGAAAGCAAAGAGCAAAAACAGTCTGCCGCAACCACTTCATCATTTTCTGATTTGGTGATGCGCAAAGTTACGGAATTTCTGCTGCCTCAATGACAGACCATCACCCCGGCTTGCTGCATAATATGCTTCTCTGGGCTGATGTAGACTGGTAGGTATTTACTCCGTCCTCACTTGATATGTCTGCAGCGCACTTTTCACTCACTTTACAAATCGCTTGAAGTATTCCACTTCATATGCTGCAATCAGTGCCTCCAGCTCCGCCCGCCGCTCTGGTGTCTGTTGCGCTAAGAATGCCTGCCACTCTTCTTCGAGGTGAATGGGACAGTCGTTAATAAAGTCGCAGATGCGGCAGTAACGGCGGTTATACATCTGCTCCATCCAGCAACCTGTCTCACTCTTTTTTACTTCATCCACATAATTGGGGTTCTCTTCAATGAGACGGTCACCAGTTTCAATTAAATCTTTGAGATAGCCATGCTGCTTTTCCTCCTCTATCATTTTCATCAGCTCGTTGTGCTCTTCGGAGTAACGGTCCAGCAGGCTTTGAATCATCTGGCGCAGGATAGACATAGTTATTCTCCTTTCAAATGTTTTATGCCCATTATGGAGACTCTCCACTTGGCAATATTTCTGTCTGAAAGTTACACAATTGCGTTGGCAAATGCCAACCAGCACGCCTGAGCGGTCTAGACTTATCATACCGCTAAGCAGCAAGAGAGCCTAAGGCACTTTTGTCTGCAACTTTTCCACAAGCTGCTCGAGGCTCTTTGCGAAGTGCTCCCAAGAGTATCGCATTTTCTCGTAGCGAATGTAGTGCGCAAAGTCTGTCTGTTTCTGGAAAAAGGCACGAATGCCCTCGGCAATTGCTTGTGATGTGGCGGCTGTCAGCACGATGCCAGTTTGACCATCTTTTACTGCTTCAGCTAGCCCACCTACGTTTGTAACCACTACAGGGCGTTCAAAGTGGTAGGCAATCGGCACTATGCCCGATTGCGTCGCTGAGCGATACGGCAATACAACACAATCTGCTGCGCAGAAATACTTTGCCACTTGGTCAATAGGAATATAGTGGGTGGCAAGCAAAAGGTGCTTGCGAATTCCTAACGACTCAATGCGCGCTTGATACTCTGACTCCTCACCATAGAACTCGCCCGCAATAATTAGCACTATGTCTGGGAAAGTTTTGATTAGTTCAGGCATTGCATTGAGCAGCAGGTCAAGTCCTTTGTATCGGCGAATGTAACCGAAGAACAGCATCACCTTTTGCGTCTCTGATAGTCCTAACAACGCACGGGCTTGTGCTTTCGGTATGGCTGCCCCGAACAAGTCATACACAGGGTGTGGCACCACCTCAGCAAGCGCACGAGGCTGGAGCTGCAGCAAATCTGCCTTCACTTTTTCAGATAGTGCAAGGTAGCCATCTGGATGACGTGTCAGCAGCCGTAGCAGCCACCCATCACCAGCGTGCGCTTCGTGCGGCAAAAAGTTATGCAGCAGTGCCACTATTTTTGCCGATGAATGGCGCTTGAGCCAGCCCATCATCGCGGCGTAACATGGCACAAAAAAAGTTAGCCAATGCGTAAAAATGACTGCATCAGGCTGCCACCGATGGATGCGCTGCGCTGCCTTGTACCACGAGAGTGGGTTTAGCGAATCTATTAGCGGCTCAGCATAGATAGCATATGCGGTGGTATCTGCTGCACTCTCTTCTTGCGATTTTCCCGGAAAAAACAGCTTGGGATAGAGGCGCGAGAACGAAACCGCATAAACATTATGACCACGTGCTTGCAATGCACGTGCTAGCGAAGCGCCAAAATGAGCAATTCCTCCACGCAGAGGGTAAAACGGACCAACGATTGCGATATTCACAGAATTGGAAAATCGAGTAGACAGCGACTTCACACTTCGCCAAACCCATCCTCAAAGAGCTTCACCAACGCTGCCGCTGCATCTTGTTCATCTATACCTCTGAATTTCAGCTTCAGCTTTGCACCTTTCGGTGCAGCCAGCGTCATCACGCTAATGATCGATTTGGCGTTAATTTCAATACCGTCTTTTTCAATGAAGAAATCGGATTTGAACTTTGCGGCAGTCTTGACAATTGCTGCAGCAGGGCGCGTGTGAATCCCTGCTTTGTTTTTGACAACAACCTCTTTTTCAATCATTTTGCGTCGTAGTGGGCATTGATTGGGTGAATTGCGTTCCAAAGCTCATCTTTTAGGCCTTCAAGGTTCTGCCTTGCAACGGCTGAAACCTTCACTGTTTTCACGCCACGAAATACAGGCGCTCTAAACCCTTCAGGCGCTAAATCCATCTTTGAAATCACCACCACTTTTGGTTTTTGCGCTAGCTCAGGACTAAACTTTTTTAGCTCATGCATCAAGATTTCATACTCCTTTTTCATATCAGGCGAGGTGCACGGAATTAAAATTGCTAGCACCTTGGTGCGTTCAATGTGTTTCAGGAAGCGTATACCTAAGCCTTTCCCCTCGGATGCTCCTTCAATAATGCCCGGAATATCGGCCATCACAAATGATTGATAATCTCGATAGGGAACGATGCCCAAGTTTGGCTCTAGCGTTGTAAAGGGATAGTCTGCAATCTTCGGTCTTGCCGCGCTCAGTGCAGCAATAAGGGTGGACTTGCCTGCATTTGGGAAACCGACTAAGCCCACATCTGCAAGAAGTTTTAGTTCCAGCAGCAGCGTGCGTGCTTCCCCTTTCTGCCCTGGCTCAGCGTATCTGGGTGCGCGGTGTGTAGGTGTCGCAAAGTGCTGATTGCCTCGCCCACCATGCCCGCCCTTTGCCACTACGATGCGCTCCCCGTGTTCAGTTAAATCTGCCAGTAGCTCACCTGTGTCTGCATCTTTGACCAGCGTACCGCACGGCACACGAATCACTACATCTTTACCTGACCGCCCCGTTTTGTTTGCCCCTTGACCGTGCTGACCACGCTCTGCTTGGTAGTGTGCTCGATATCGGAAATCCAGTAGCGTTGCCAGATTGCGGTCAGCTTCCAGCACAATGTCACCACCTTTGCCGCCATCGCCGCCATCTGGACCGCCTTTCGGCACAAATTTTTCTCGGCGAAAGCTTACAGCCCCATCGCCGCCATCACCTGCCTTAACGAAAATTCTGGCGCTATCAATAAACATATCCAAGCAAAATTTAAATATACACAATTCCAGTTTGAGCAGCCCTTGCGCTACAACTTGCTTCTGCTGCTCCCTATTATTCCTCTTTTTGAATGAAATTTCCTAAATTAGATTAAGTCTAAACAGGGATTCAAGCCCTGACGCTAGTGTCAGGTTCTTGATATCATCAAAACAATTTAGGGCTATGCGGAATCAGCAGCATACAAAGACGACTATTCACAAGACTGCACACGGCTGCATTCTCAGCGATGCAGGTTGCAATGTTATTCAATTGGAGTTTGGGAATCTTTTCTTACGCTTTGATCTCAAAGGTCTTGAGGGCTTCAAGGGCTGTATTGATCAACTTGACCTCGACCGATACGAGGCTGCAAACCACGCCAAGCCATACCACCGAAAGGTCTTTGTCGCCTTGCAGCCAGCCGGCATAACGATGGCATTCACACGCGAAGAGGTGCTCGAGCTTCGTCAACTTCTCAGCGCTGCTGAAGCAATTCTGACGCAGAAGCGTCTCTCGCACGAAGCACTTCACTATCCGCAGAATTGACACAAAAAACGCCGCTCTGCTCAAACAGCAGAGCGGCACCCTTACAGTTCGTTAGGACAGCTTCTTAGCGCATAAAGAGGCCTGGCACCCACTCAAAGAAACCCCTGAATTCACCACGTCGCCCCCGCAGCGATAGTGGCAGACGACCATTGCGCTCCTGCGAGAGGTCAATCGTAAACTCGCGGTTGACTTGGCTCTCTTCATACTGCTCGCCGCGCACGAATGTGATGTTTGCCGTGTATGTGCCGCTAATCGTTCCCGATGTGGCACGGGCATAAATGTTCTGGAAGCGGCGTGCACGACTTAGTGGCACAACTACATCACGCAGTGTTGCGGTCACAGTGTGGTTGCTCACGCGCAGTGCTTCACCGATTTTCAGTGAGTCAATTGCAGCTCGACGATAGGGCGCTGTAGAGTTAATTGTCATAATTGGATTCGCCGTATCGGCAACGGAAATTGTGCCACGCACAGCCCCTTCAAGACGCGTTAAGCGATGCGAAATGCGTGGGCTCTTGAAACTGCCCGAGCAAGAGTCAGGCACAATCTCAAATGTCACAAGGTCGGCATATTGATTGTTGGTGCGGAAAAATTGCTGCCCAACTCCATTGCGAGAAAAGCGCAAGCGATACTGGCGCATCCAACTGCCTTGCACCACTGGTGAATTCATCGTGCGTTGCACTGTAATTGTCCAAGTCTGGGTGTTCGGGTCATATTCACGGCGACGGACTACTCCGCCACGGCTGAGCATTGGTCCTGGACGATTGTCCATCAAATTTGGTTCATCTGGCACAGCTACCAGCCCCAGCACGCCGTCGAGCGAAAGTTCGACAATATCAGTCAGTTGGTCGTGCAAGCCGCCATTGTCAGAGCCTATAGCTCCTGCAATGACCTCAGCAGCATCTATTGTTGCCAGTAGGCTGTCGTCTTGAACAGGCCCTGTTGCATTCTGGCAACCTGCAGCAGCAAAGGCAATAAAGCCAGCTAAAAGCAGCGGAAAGAATGATAGGCGTTTCATAGTTTGTTATGGCTGTTTTGCGTTAATGGTTTCCGTTTAATTTGTGCCCATACAGGCACTTTCCGCTATAAAAGACAGATAGGTGCTGCGAAAGGTTTAAGGCTCGCCTGTGGCTCGAGTTAAAAACGATTGCACAAGCCGACTTGTTCTGCAGTATCTTTGCAAGTGACAGTTGCAGCAACGCAAATCACAAGCACGCTATTCATCGTAGTTTTGCAATGACGCTATCAGAAAAACTCGATTTTGACAAGATTCTTCGCTATGCTGAGCGGCTTTGTCTCTCGGATATGGGGCGAGCGCGTCTCTCCGAGGCAATGCCCATTCTTTCACTTGCGGCACTGGAGTTAGAACTCCGCAAGGCTCTGGAGCTGAAGCGTCTTTTGGAATCAGGTGAAGAGCTACCGATTCCGTCGCTACCTGATACACGCGAGCTGTATCGCAAACTTGCAATTGAAGAAAATTTCTTGCAGCCGAAAGAGCTTCTGCAAGTTGCCATTTCACTGCGGATTGCGTCGCAACTCAAAAAGTTCATCTTTGCGCGCCGTGAGACATATCCGAACCTCAACTTACTTACGGAAAATCTCTGGATGGAAAAATCCCTGCAGTATGAAATTAGCCGTGTAGTTGATGAGTTCGGTGAAGTGCGCACTTCCGCCAGCGATGCTTTGACCTTCATTCGCCACTCTCTTGAGCAGAAACGCAGTGCACTTAGGCGGAAAATGGAGTCGCTCTTGCGTCGCTACGCTGAAGCAGGTATGCTCATGGAAGAGACCATCACAATTCGCAATGGGCGAATGGTCTTAGGGTTTCGTGTGGAGCACAAGTATCAAGTGCCGGGCTTTATTCACGATTTTTCGCAGTCTGGGCAAACTGTGTTCATTGAGCCGGCTGAAACTCTGATGCTCTCGAATGAAATCCGCGACTTAGAAATTCAAGAGCAGCGAGAAATTGAACGCATCTTGCGTGAGACGGCTCGCCTTCTGCGTCATGAGCTTGAGCACTTGCTCAGCAATCAAGAAATTCTCTCTGAGTTTGATGCGCTCTACGCCAAAGCGCGCTTTGCAATTGAGATCGGCGGAGTGATGCCTGAACTTTCCGAAGAAAAATCACTTCGTCTCATTGAGGCATACAACCCTTGGCTTTTGCTGACGCATAGGAAACTGGGTAAGCCTGTCGTGCCGCTGTCGCTTACTTTGGACGCTAATACGCGCACGCTTGTTATCACTGGTCCAAATGCAGGCGGCAAATCCGTTGCCATGAAAACTGTCGGGCTGCTTGCTTACATGCTACAGTTTGGTTTTCTCCTGCCGTGCAAAGAAGGTTCGCGTCTTACGCTCTTCGACCGCATCTTTGTGGAAATCGGCGATGAGCAGTCGATTGAAAATGACCTCTCTACATTCAGCTCACATCTAAAAAATTTGAAAGAGATTTTGGAGAACGCCACAAGTGACAGCCTTGTCTTAATTGACGAAATCTGCTCGGGCACTGACCCTGAAGAAGGCGCCGCAATTGCCACAGCTGTGTTGGAGAGCCTCATTACGCGCAAGGCGCTCACAATCGTTACCACACATCAAGGTATGCTAAAAGCATATGCGCATCGTCGTGAAGGGGCTGTAAATGGCTCCATGCAATTCGATGCGGCTGAGCTTCGCCCCACCTATCAGTTTCAGATGGGCGTGCCGGGCAGCAGCTTTGCTTTGGAAATGGCTCGGCGAATGGGCTTTGCACCGCACATCTTGGACAATGCAGAGCGCTTTATGGGCGAAAACAAACATGCGCTTGAAGACCTTATTGCCAAATTGAGCTTCGAGCTGCAAGCTGTGCAAGCCGAGCGCACTGCTTTACTGCGCGAGCAAACCGAGCTAAAACGCCTAACTGAATCATACCAGCAAAAACTTCGTGCACTTGAGCAGGAGAGAAAAGAGCTGCGTCGTCAAAGTTTGCAAGAAGCCAAGCGCTTACTAGCGCAAGCCAACAGCATTATTGAGAAAGCTGTCAAGGATATCAGACAAACTCAAGCTGATAGCGATACGGTCAAACAAGCCCGCAAAGAGCTCGAGAAGTTCCGCAAAGAGCTGGCAGCCGAAGAAGCTGTGACCCTTCCTAATCAGCCCTCGAGTGATACGCCAGATGCTACCTTGCGTGTGGGCGATAAGGTGAAGTTGCTCGACACCAATGCAGTAGGTGAGGTACTAGAACTTGACGGTGAAGACGCTGTCGTTGGCTTCGGCAACTTTCGAATGAAAACACAAGTGCGCAACCTGCAAAAGCTCTCAAACAAGGAAGCTCGTGAAGCTGAGCGGAAGGAGCAAAAAGTCAACTCTGCGCCACATCTGGATATCAAAGAGGTGCCCACACGCTTGGATTTGCGCGGCTTGATGGGCGATGAAGCGATTCTCCGTGTTGAAAAATTTCTCGATGAATCTATCTCGCACGGTTTGCACAAGGTTGATCTTATTCACGGCAAAGGCACAGGTGCACTTCGCAAACGTATTATGGAATACTTGAAGAACGATAAGCGCGTAAAGTCGTTTCGTTTAGGCAATTGGGACGAAGGCGGGGCTGGCGTTACAATTGTGGAAATGTAGATTCGTACTGCTTCACCGAAACAGTGCTTTGATGCTGCCCCATGTGCGCCGCGTGGTCGAGGTCTGATAGACTAGTGAAGTTTGCATTTCGTCAGTGCGTGTAGTGCCTACAATGCGCAAGATGTAGGTGTAGCGCGTTGAAGCCAGCACAGCCGGCACAGGCGCTGTCGACGCCGCTGGAGCTACGCGAGCTACATTTACATCTGCTACTTCGTAGCTGCTACCCGGCCCTGTTGGCTGCACCGTTGCAATCAGCAGCAGCGAAGGATCGTTGTCAGTGCGGCGATAGACCTCGTAGCGCAGCAGATTGACTTCTACCGATGCTGACCAGCGCACATAGATGCGGTCAATGGCTGGTACTGCTACAAACCGTGTAATAGCTGTATTGGCTAAGGCAATCCCTGAGACAAGCAGCAGGACAGAGTAGAGCGCAGTAATTTTTTTCATAGACATCGCGCATGGAGCGCTAAGTTACGAAGCAGGCAAGCAGTAAGCAAGCACCTTTGATGGCAGTCTCACTTGCTCCTTTTGCCTCTGCTTGTGGGAATGGCGTCCTCTTTTGCCTATATGTGCGCCAGGCTATTCTGCAGCTTCGGGTTCAACTTCCAGCTGCAATTTTGCAATCACGTCAGAGTAGAGCTTCAGAGATGCTTCGTGCTTACCGATTTGCTTAATAGGTGGGTCAATAGTGATCTGTTTGCGGTCAATCTCAAAGCCTTTCGCCTTCAGGGCATCTGCAACCATTTGTGTCGTTACTGTGCCATACAGCCGCCCCCCTTCGCCTGCTTTGGCTTTGATATGCAATGTAAGGCGCTCGAGTGTTGCTGCAAGGTCACGTGCAGCTTTACGCTCACGTTCAATCTTAAACGCCTTTTGCTTTTTTTCTTCTTCCAGTGCTCTCAGCATTCCTTCGGTGGCACGCACGGCAAGCCCACGCGGGATAAGAAAGTTCCGAGCGTAGCCATCCTTGACCTTGACGACTTGACCAGCTTCACCCAGCTTCTCTACATCTTTCCTCAGAATAACCTGCATTGCCACGCTCCTTTACTTAATTTGGTCTGAGACAAATGGAATGATAGCTAAGTGGCGCGCCCACTTGATAGACTTGGTCAGTAGGCGCTGCTCTTTTGCAGAAAGTCCTGTAATGCGGCGAGGAATGATTTTACCCTGCTCGTTGATAAAGCGCCGCAGTTTGCGCTCATCACGGTAGTCGAAGAAAACAACCTGATTTTTAGCTGCGGCTGCAGCATTGCGGCTGCGCAGCGCTGAGATGCGCTGCGCAGGACGCACAACACTGGAACTCTTGGCTGCCATTGTTTTTTCTTCCAGTCTTAGCGGTTGTTATCGACGGTCACTTCACCGTCTCCATTGAGATACTTGTATTCGTAGAGATCTTTGCTACTGACCTGTGAGTCGTCGCTATACTCCTCGACAACGCCAGAATCCTCATCGTTGCGGCGACGCTTGTTGAGGAATTGAATTCGCCGTGCCTTGATTTCAACGACAGTGCGGGTGGTGTTGTCCTGCAGTTTCCAAGTGCGGCTTTGAAGCTCTCCATCGACGAGCACAGCACTGCTCTTGTGCAAGTTATCACGGCACGATTCAGCTAGCTTATTCCAAGCAACCACACCGACGTAGCATACATCTTCTTGCCACTGGTTATTGCTGTCGCGAAATCTACGATTGCATGCAATCGTAAAGTTTACTACAGGCGTACCCGTTGTCGTTTGCCTAAAAATCGGGTCTTTGGTGAGGTTGCCTGCAATAACCACGCTATTGATTTCTGGCATTTTCAGGTCTGCCATTGCTCTCCTCCAATGAGTTGGTTTTATTACAAGACAAATACAAACATAGAAGTAAAAAAGAACCCTTCATGCCTGCGCGGTTTCAGGCTTCGGCTCTGCGGCAGGTTGTGCCGTGCCGTATTTGCTGACGCGCTCGCGAATCTCTAAGAGCGGCTTGTCGAGAGTAATTGTGAGGAAACGAATTATCTGCTCATTGAGCCGATACTGACGGTCAAGTTCCGCAAGCGCAGTTGGGGGAGCTTGGAACTCAATATGCACATAATATCCAACTGTATGCTTCTGAATCTTGTATGCTAACTTCTTGCGTCCGTTGTCCAACACATTTTTTATCTCTCCACCTAATGAGACAATCAGATGCTTGACTTTCTCTATTGCTGCCTGAATGGTTTCATCATCTAAGTTTCCATCAAAAACGACCGATGTCTCGTAGAGCTTTACCTTTCCTGCCATACTTGTTTTTTCTGATAAGACAACCTTTCTAAATCAGTTGTGTTAAGAAATCGTTGATTGTAAAAGTTGGACTGCAAAAATAATTGTTGCTCACAATTTTCCAAAGATTTTCTGCAGATTTTTTGCCGTCAAGTGCTGAGCTGAGATGCCGCTTTGCCTTAACCAGTGGTCTTACCTTTGATGCTTCGTCGGTTGCTGCTTATACTTACTTGCGCTTAGTGCGTCTATGCTTCACCAATTACATAGCACATCAGCCCAGTGCAATGAAACTCTTTGTGTATGGCACGCTGCGCCGTGGCTTAGAACGACACTGGCTATTGCAGAACAGTTCTTACTTAGGTGATGGCACTATTCGAGCCAGACTCTATGATTTGGGCGACTATCCAGGTATCAAAAAGGGGAATGGTACGGTCTATGGTGAACTTTACGAGGTCGATGCGCCTACGCTTGCCCGCCTTGATGAGGAAGAAGACTATATGCCAAGCTGCGAGTCACAGTCGCTTTACCTTCGGCGGTGGGTTACTGTGCGAGATAGAAACGGCAAACGCCAGCGTGCCTTTGCTTATTTCTACAACGGCACAGTCTGCGAGTCCCGCCGTATTGTGCACGGCGATTACTGCCGCTACCGACACGAGAAGATGCTTTCCAGTCAATCTTGAAGATGCCGATACAGGTTTGCCATCTCGATTGCTGCGGCTGCTGCTTCCCAACCTTTGTTACCTGCTTTAGTGCCAGCGCGCTCAATAGCCTGCTCAATTGTGTCCGTTGTAAGTACTCCAAATGTAACTGGTATGC is a window of Chloroherpetonaceae bacterium DNA encoding:
- a CDS encoding glycosyltransferase; translation: MKSLSTRFSNSVNIAIVGPFYPLRGGIAHFGASLARALQARGHNVYAVSFSRLYPKLFFPGKSQEESAADTTAYAIYAEPLIDSLNPLSWYKAAQRIHRWQPDAVIFTHWLTFFVPCYAAMMGWLKRHSSAKIVALLHNFLPHEAHAGDGWLLRLLTRHPDGYLALSEKVKADLLQLQPRALAEVVPHPVYDLFGAAIPKAQARALLGLSETQKVMLFFGYIRRYKGLDLLLNAMPELIKTFPDIVLIIAGEFYGEESEYQARIESLGIRKHLLLATHYIPIDQVAKYFCAADCVVLPYRSATQSGIVPIAYHFERPVVVTNVGGLAEAVKDGQTGIVLTAATSQAIAEGIRAFFQKQTDFAHYIRYEKMRYSWEHFAKSLEQLVEKLQTKVP
- a CDS encoding HPr family phosphocarrier protein: MIEKEVVVKNKAGIHTRPAAAIVKTAAKFKSDFFIEKDGIEINAKSIISVMTLAAPKGAKLKLKFRGIDEQDAAAALVKLFEDGFGEV
- the obgE gene encoding GTPase ObgE; this encodes MFIDSARIFVKAGDGGDGAVSFRREKFVPKGGPDGGDGGKGGDIVLEADRNLATLLDFRYRAHYQAERGQHGQGANKTGRSGKDVVIRVPCGTLVKDADTGELLADLTEHGERIVVAKGGHGGRGNQHFATPTHRAPRYAEPGQKGEARTLLLELKLLADVGLVGFPNAGKSTLIAALSAARPKIADYPFTTLEPNLGIVPYRDYQSFVMADIPGIIEGASEGKGLGIRFLKHIERTKVLAILIPCTSPDMKKEYEILMHELKKFSPELAQKPKVVVISKMDLAPEGFRAPVFRGVKTVKVSAVARQNLEGLKDELWNAIHPINAHYDAK
- a CDS encoding endonuclease MutS2, which produces MTLSEKLDFDKILRYAERLCLSDMGRARLSEAMPILSLAALELELRKALELKRLLESGEELPIPSLPDTRELYRKLAIEENFLQPKELLQVAISLRIASQLKKFIFARRETYPNLNLLTENLWMEKSLQYEISRVVDEFGEVRTSASDALTFIRHSLEQKRSALRRKMESLLRRYAEAGMLMEETITIRNGRMVLGFRVEHKYQVPGFIHDFSQSGQTVFIEPAETLMLSNEIRDLEIQEQREIERILRETARLLRHELEHLLSNQEILSEFDALYAKARFAIEIGGVMPELSEEKSLRLIEAYNPWLLLTHRKLGKPVVPLSLTLDANTRTLVITGPNAGGKSVAMKTVGLLAYMLQFGFLLPCKEGSRLTLFDRIFVEIGDEQSIENDLSTFSSHLKNLKEILENATSDSLVLIDEICSGTDPEEGAAIATAVLESLITRKALTIVTTHQGMLKAYAHRREGAVNGSMQFDAAELRPTYQFQMGVPGSSFALEMARRMGFAPHILDNAERFMGENKHALEDLIAKLSFELQAVQAERTALLREQTELKRLTESYQQKLRALEQERKELRRQSLQEAKRLLAQANSIIEKAVKDIRQTQADSDTVKQARKELEKFRKELAAEEAVTLPNQPSSDTPDATLRVGDKVKLLDTNAVGEVLELDGEDAVVGFGNFRMKTQVRNLQKLSNKEAREAERKEQKVNSAPHLDIKEVPTRLDLRGLMGDEAILRVEKFLDESISHGLHKVDLIHGKGTGALRKRIMEYLKNDKRVKSFRLGNWDEGGAGVTIVEM
- the rplI gene encoding 50S ribosomal protein L9; translation: MQVILRKDVEKLGEAGQVVKVKDGYARNFLIPRGLAVRATEGMLRALEEEKKQKAFKIERERKAARDLAATLERLTLHIKAKAGEGGRLYGTVTTQMVADALKAKGFEIDRKQITIDPPIKQIGKHEASLKLYSDVIAKLQLEVEPEAAE
- the rpsR gene encoding 30S ribosomal protein S18 produces the protein MAAKSSSVVRPAQRISALRSRNAAAAAKNQVVFFDYRDERKLRRFINEQGKIIPRRITGLSAKEQRLLTKSIKWARHLAIIPFVSDQIK
- a CDS encoding single-stranded DNA-binding protein, producing the protein MADLKMPEINSVVIAGNLTKDPIFRQTTTGTPVVNFTIACNRRFRDSNNQWQEDVCYVGVVAWNKLAESCRDNLHKSSAVLVDGELQSRTWKLQDNTTRTVVEIKARRIQFLNKRRRNDEDSGVVEEYSDDSQVSSKDLYEYKYLNGDGEVTVDNNR
- the rpsF gene encoding 30S ribosomal protein S6, with translation MAGKVKLYETSVVFDGNLDDETIQAAIEKVKHLIVSLGGEIKNVLDNGRKKLAYKIQKHTVGYYVHIEFQAPPTALAELDRQYRLNEQIIRFLTITLDKPLLEIRERVSKYGTAQPAAEPKPETAQA
- a CDS encoding gamma-glutamylcyclotransferase — translated: MKLFVYGTLRRGLERHWLLQNSSYLGDGTIRARLYDLGDYPGIKKGNGTVYGELYEVDAPTLARLDEEEDYMPSCESQSLYLRRWVTVRDRNGKRQRAFAYFYNGTVCESRRIVHGDYCRYRHEKMLSSQS